GGGGCCAGTTAATTCTCGACCGCCTGTTAAATATGTCGGGAACACTGTCGGTGGTGATTGAGTTTGTTGGTGGCGCGCTATTTATTTATCTTTTAATCAGAAAGGCTCCAGTGTGATTGAAATTAATGGCATTAATAAAAAATACCAAGACACATCGGTGCTCAACAGTATTAATGAGCGTATTCCCTCTGGTGGAATAACCTCAATCATTGGGCCAAATGGTGCCGGTAAGTCTACGTTATTGTCGATCATGAGCCGGTTGCTGACGCCCGATAGCGGGCATGTTTTGTTTAATGATCTGGATGTCGCCAAAACATCTGGCGATAAGCTGGCGACGATTTTATCGGTGTTACGCCAAGAGAATCATTTTACTAGCCGCCTGACGGTGTCTGATTTGGTGGGGTTTGGTCGCTATCCTTATTCGAAAGGGCGGCTGAATGAAGACGACCGCCAGCATATTGACGCTGCGATGGCGTTCCTCAATCTGACGCCTTTTAAGGATCGCTATCTTGATGAGCTTTCAGGTGGGCAGCGGCAGCGTGCCTATGTTGCGATGGTGCTGTGTCAGGATACGAAATATATCCTGCTCGATGAGCCATTAAATAACCTAGACATGAAGCATTGCGTGGCGATGATGAAGCAATTACGGCGCGCGGC
The window above is part of the Yersinia massiliensis genome. Proteins encoded here:
- a CDS encoding iron ABC transporter ATP-binding protein — protein: MIEINGINKKYQDTSVLNSINERIPSGGITSIIGPNGAGKSTLLSIMSRLLTPDSGHVLFNDLDVAKTSGDKLATILSVLRQENHFTSRLTVSDLVGFGRYPYSKGRLNEDDRQHIDAAMAFLNLTPFKDRYLDELSGGQRQRAYVAMVLCQDTKYILLDEPLNNLDMKHCVAMMKQLRRAADELQKTIILVIHDINFASAYSDHIIAMKDGEVIYRGAPEEIMKPDILEDIFDLNISIEKVQGQHIAIYYRDN